GAGATTAATGGTGACCTTCAAAAGATGGCTCCTTTAGTGGTGGACCAATACCGAGAAAGAATAAGTAAACGTGTTTCTGAATTTTTATCAGGAAAGATTGATGAAACACGTATTTTGACAGAAGTAGCCCTTTTTGCTGATAAAGTAGATATTAGCGAAGAGATTATTAGAATACATAGTCATGTTCGACAATTTAAGCAAACTCTACAAACAAAAGAACCAGTTGGTAGAAAATTGGATTTTATTGTTCAAGAGCTAAATAGAGAGGCAAACACGATTGGTTCCAAAGCAAATGATGGGACAATTGCAAAAAATGTCGTCGAATTAAAAAGTATTATTGAAAAATTGAAGGAACAAGTTCAAAATATTGAATAGGTTTAATAACCATTGATTATAAAAGGGCTTAAAAGGCAAAAATAGTTTTGTCTATAACCAGGGGGAGCATATTTATGAGCATTAAACTTATTAATATCGGTTTTGGAAACATTGTTTCCGCGAATCGAATTATTTCCATTGTTAGTCCTGAATCAGCTCCAATTAAGAGGATTATTCAAGACGCAAGAGACAGAGGTATGTTAATTGATGCAACATACGGCCGTCGGACTAGAGCAGTTGTTATTATGGATAGCGATCATATTATTCTTTCAGCTGTTCAGCCGGAAACAGTTGCTCAAAGGCTTTCAAATAAAGATGAGGTATCAGATGAAGGGTAGGGAATAGAAGCATTGATTAAAGAAAGAGGATTATTAATCGTCCTATCAGGGCCTTCAGGTGTAGGAAAAGGAACGGTTAGAAAAGAGTTATTTTCACAAGAGGATACAGCATTTGAATATTCCATTTCAATGACAACGAGAAAACCACGTGAAGGAGAAGTGGATGGAGTTGACTATTTCTTTAAATCTCGAGAGGAATTTGAAGATTTAATTACTCAAAATAAGTTGCTTGAATGGGCAGAATACGTAGGAAACTATTATGGTACACCAGTTGATTATGTAGAAAAAACATTGAGTGAGGGTAAGGATGTGTTCTTAGAAATAGAGGTGCAAGGTGCCTTACAGGTAAGAAATGCATTTCCTGAAGGACTTTTTATCTTTTTAAGTCCACCAAGCTTAAATGAGCTTAAAAACAGAATAGTTACAAGAGGTACCGAGTCAGAAGAACTTATTAACAATCGTATGAAGGTAGCAAAGGAAGAAATTATCATGATGGATGCCTATGACTATGTCGTAGAAAATGATAATGTTTTATTTGCTTGTGATCGAATAAAAGCGATTGTTACAGCAGAACATTGCCGTCGTGAACGAGTAGCACCTAGATATAAAAAAATTCTGGAGGTTGAATAATATGTTATATCCATCTATTGATGTTTTAATGAATAAATTAGATTCTAAGTACACGTTGGTAACAGTTGCAGCTAAACGTGCGCGTGAAATGCAGGAGTTAAGTGATCAACAGATCGTAAAGCCGGTTTCATATAAGTATGTTGGAAAGGCTCTTGAAGAAATTAATGCTGGACTTTTAAATTACAAACGAACTGAAAAATAATTGTTTATATGATAACAACCTAGAATTAGGTTGTTATTTTTTTCAGGGTGTAGGATATTTTTCAACCTAACAATATAAATAATAAAATGATGTGAGTAGGTGGGGGAATCATGTTATCAAGAAAAAAAATATTATTATGCGTAAGTGGAGGTATTGCTGTATATAAGGCTGCTGCATTAACTAGTAAATTAGTACAAGCTGGTGCAGAAGTAAAAGTCATTATGAGTGATTCAGCCATTGAGTTTGTCTCACCTTTAACATTTCAAGCTCTTTCAAGAAATGATGTGTATTACGACACTTTTGATGAAAAAAACTCAAAGGTTATTGCTCATATAGATCTTGCTGATTGGGCGGATCTTGTTCTTGTTGCTCCAGCGACTGCAAATATTATTGGGAAACTTGCTAATGGTATAGCAGATAATATGTTAACGACAACATTATTAGCTACCACAGCAAATGTTTGGATCGCCCCAGCAATGAATGTACATATGTACGACCATCCAGCAGTACAGAAAAATATCCAAACACTTTATGACTTTGGATACCGTTTTATTGAGCCTAGTGAAGGTTTTTTAGCTTGTGGATATGTCGGGAAAGGTAGATTAGAAGAACCGGAAAAAATAGTCTCTTTGTTAACTAATTTTTTTGAACAAAGGGAATTTGGAATACCATTAAGTGGATTTAACATAATGGTAACTGCAGGTCCAACGAGAGAAAAGGTAGATCCCGTAAGATATTTTACGAATCATTCTACAGGTAAAATGGGCTATGCAATTGCTGAGGAGGCTGCAAAGCTTGGAGCAAATGTAACTCTAATAACAGGACCGACTTCAATAACACCACCAAATGTAACAACAATTAACATTGAATCAGCTCAAGAAATGTATGAGCAAGTAATGAAACGTTATCCAAACATGGATATTGTTATTAAGTCAGCTGCTGTGGCAGATTACCGACCAATAAGCATACATGAGCAAAAGCTAAAAAAACAAAGTGAAAATTTAACAATTGAACTTGCTAAAACAACAGACATCCTTAAAGAGCTAGGACAAAAAAAATCACATCAATTGTTAGTAGGGTTTGCCGCAGAAACAAATGATCTTGATGTGTATGCCAAAAAGAAATTGGCAACTAAAAACCTTGACTTAATTGTGGCTAATAATGTCACAACGGAAGGGGCCGGGTTTGGAACAGACACAAATATTGTTACAATTTATGATAAATTCTTAAACAAAATGGAACTTCCACTTATGTCCAAAAAAGAAGTGGCTAAGAACTTACTATTAAAAGTTAAAGACATGTTAAAGGATGTTAATGGATGAAGTATGCGAGTGTAATCGTTGATGTTCCTTCAATGCAAACAGATCGGTCCTTTGATTATAAAATACCTGAAGAGTGGCAAGGCTTTTTAACACCAGGTATGCGGGTCGTTGTACCGTTTGGACCAAGAAAGATTCAAGGATTTGTAGTTGAGACAAAAGAACATTCTGATTTTAAACGTTTAAAATCGATTACTGAATGTCTGGATTTAACGCCTTGTTTAACAAAAGAGCTATTACAAGTTGGTCACTGGTTAACAGAAAAAACACTATGTTTTAAGATCTCTGCCTTTCAAGCCATGCTACCAGCCGCTATGAAAGCGAAATATGAAAAAGTGTTATCTTTAACACAAGATGAACACCTTCTTAATATTTCTGATCAATTAAAACCGTTCTTTCAAAAACAAAGTCAAGTTGATTTTAAAGAGATCGAACAAGTTGTCTCTTTAAAAACGATACAAAAAGATATTGAAAATGGGTATGTGGAGCTTATCTATAAAGTAAAACAAAAGGGAAATAAAAAAAGAATTAAAATGATTAATCTTAATGTTTCTTTTTCCGAGCTTGAAGATAAGATGAATAACATACCTGTTAACGCTAAAAAGCAATTAGAAGTGCTGCAATATTTTAAAGATAATGAAGTGAAGACTATAACTTTACAAGATTTACTAGCAGCAACGAATGTATCAGATGCCTCTGTTAAAGCATTGATTGCAAAAGAAATTTTAAGTGAAAAATATCAAGAGGTTTATCGTGACCCCTATCAAGACCGTGAATTCAAGAAAACAAATGCGCTATTATTGAATCATGAACAACAGCAAGCGATTAAGCCAATTTTATCTTCAATAGAAGAAAACGAACATCATGTATTTCTAATGTATGGGGTAACAGGAAGTGGGAAAACCGAGGTTTATCTTCAATCGATTGAAGAAGTGTTGAAAAATGGAAAAGAAGCGATCGTACTAGTTCCAGAAATTTCACTTACACCACAAATGGTAAATAGATTCAAAGGAAGATTTGGTTCAAAAGTGGCTGTTCTTCATAGTGGACTTTCAACAGGTGAAAAATATGATGAATGGAGAAAGATACAGCGTAAAGAAGTTCAATTAGTTGTAGGAGCCAGGTCGGCGATTTTTGCTCCATTTGAAAACTTAGGTATGATTATTATTGATGAAGAAC
This genomic stretch from Metabacillus sp. B2-18 harbors:
- the remA gene encoding extracellular matrix/biofilm regulator RemA — translated: MSIKLINIGFGNIVSANRIISIVSPESAPIKRIIQDARDRGMLIDATYGRRTRAVVIMDSDHIILSAVQPETVAQRLSNKDEVSDEG
- the gmk gene encoding guanylate kinase, with product MKERGLLIVLSGPSGVGKGTVRKELFSQEDTAFEYSISMTTRKPREGEVDGVDYFFKSREEFEDLITQNKLLEWAEYVGNYYGTPVDYVEKTLSEGKDVFLEIEVQGALQVRNAFPEGLFIFLSPPSLNELKNRIVTRGTESEELINNRMKVAKEEIIMMDAYDYVVENDNVLFACDRIKAIVTAEHCRRERVAPRYKKILEVE
- the rpoZ gene encoding DNA-directed RNA polymerase subunit omega, whose protein sequence is MLYPSIDVLMNKLDSKYTLVTVAAKRAREMQELSDQQIVKPVSYKYVGKALEEINAGLLNYKRTEK
- the coaBC gene encoding bifunctional phosphopantothenoylcysteine decarboxylase/phosphopantothenate--cysteine ligase CoaBC, encoding MLSRKKILLCVSGGIAVYKAAALTSKLVQAGAEVKVIMSDSAIEFVSPLTFQALSRNDVYYDTFDEKNSKVIAHIDLADWADLVLVAPATANIIGKLANGIADNMLTTTLLATTANVWIAPAMNVHMYDHPAVQKNIQTLYDFGYRFIEPSEGFLACGYVGKGRLEEPEKIVSLLTNFFEQREFGIPLSGFNIMVTAGPTREKVDPVRYFTNHSTGKMGYAIAEEAAKLGANVTLITGPTSITPPNVTTINIESAQEMYEQVMKRYPNMDIVIKSAAVADYRPISIHEQKLKKQSENLTIELAKTTDILKELGQKKSHQLLVGFAAETNDLDVYAKKKLATKNLDLIVANNVTTEGAGFGTDTNIVTIYDKFLNKMELPLMSKKEVAKNLLLKVKDMLKDVNG